The genomic stretch TCACGGCCGCGTCCAACAACTTCGAGCTGGCCATCGCCGTGGCCATCGCCGTTTTCGGCATCGACTCCGGGGAGGCCTTTGCCGCAGTCATCGGTCCGCTGGTGGAGGTTCCGGTGCTCATCGCCCTGGTCAACGTGGCGCTCTGGATTCGGCGTCGCTTCTACCCGTATGAGGTCGCCGCGCCGTCCGGCGTCTGCCACGTCAGCTGCAAACCCTAGGAGGAGAGATGGACAAGACCCGCGTGCTCTTCATCTGCAACCACAATAGTGGCCGCAGCCAAATGGCCGAAGCGTTTCTCAAGGAATTTGGCGGAGAAGATTTTGAAGTGGAAAGCGCCGGACTGGAACCCACCAGCGTGAATCCTCTGGTGGTCGAGGTGATGCGTGAAATCGGCATTGACCTTTCCGGCAAGAGAACCCAGTCCGTGTTTGACCTCTACCGGATGGGGCGGCTCTACGATTACGTTATCACCGTTTGCGACGACGCGGACGAAGCCAAGTGCCCCATTTTCCCAGGTGTGGCCCAGCGTTGGCACTGGCCGTTTCCCGATCCGGCCGCTGCCGAGGGAACCCATGAGGAAAAACTAGAACATATCCGCGCCATTCGTGACCAGATCAAGGCCAGAATCGTGCGGCCGCACGATTTGCCATTTCGCGTGGACAGCCCGTTTCAGGAGTAAGATACCATGACCGAACCGATCCGGATTCTCTTTCTCTGCACCGGCAACTCCTGCCGGAGCCAGATGGCCGAAGGATTCGCCAAGGCGCTGAAGCCCGGCGTCATCGAAGCCTGGTCCGCCGGCGTGGAGACGC from Paucidesulfovibrio longus DSM 6739 encodes the following:
- a CDS encoding arsenate reductase ArsC, translated to MDKTRVLFICNHNSGRSQMAEAFLKEFGGEDFEVESAGLEPTSVNPLVVEVMREIGIDLSGKRTQSVFDLYRMGRLYDYVITVCDDADEAKCPIFPGVAQRWHWPFPDPAAAEGTHEEKLEHIRAIRDQIKARIVRPHDLPFRVDSPFQE